From the genome of Streptomyces sp. NBC_01116, one region includes:
- a CDS encoding TIGR03842 family LLM class F420-dependent oxidoreductase gives MDFGLVLQTDPPASAVVGLMRRAERNGFRYGWTFDSAVLWQEPFVIYSRILEHTEKLTVGPMVTNPGTRTWEVTASTFATLNDMYGNRTVCGIGRGDSAMRVAGRAPNTMARLGEAIDVIRDLAEGRETAVDGQPLRIPWVKDGKLPVWMAAYGPKALALAGQKADGFILQLADPFLTEWMVKAVRQAATEAGRDPDALTICVAAPAYVTADDSPEALAHARDQCRWFGGMVGNHVADLVTRYGEHSAMVPEELTAYIKDRQGYDYSHHGRADNPDTAFVPDEIIDRFCLLGPVEAHVEKLRRLKSLGVDQFAVYDMHDNREGTIDAYGSGVIPALR, from the coding sequence ATGGACTTCGGACTCGTCCTCCAGACGGACCCGCCCGCCTCCGCCGTCGTCGGCCTGATGCGGCGCGCCGAACGCAACGGCTTCCGCTACGGCTGGACCTTCGACTCGGCGGTGCTCTGGCAGGAGCCGTTCGTCATCTACAGCCGCATCCTGGAGCACACGGAGAAGCTGACCGTGGGCCCGATGGTCACCAACCCGGGCACCCGCACCTGGGAGGTCACCGCCTCCACCTTCGCCACCCTCAACGACATGTACGGCAACCGCACCGTCTGCGGCATCGGGCGCGGCGACTCCGCGATGCGCGTCGCCGGCCGCGCACCCAACACCATGGCCCGGCTCGGCGAGGCCATCGACGTCATCCGGGACCTCGCGGAGGGCCGGGAAACGGCGGTCGACGGGCAGCCGCTCCGGATCCCCTGGGTGAAGGACGGGAAGCTGCCGGTGTGGATGGCGGCGTACGGGCCCAAGGCCCTCGCCCTGGCCGGGCAGAAGGCCGACGGGTTCATCCTCCAGCTCGCCGACCCGTTCCTCACCGAGTGGATGGTCAAGGCGGTCCGGCAGGCCGCAACCGAAGCGGGCCGCGACCCCGACGCCCTCACCATCTGTGTCGCCGCCCCCGCGTACGTCACGGCCGACGACTCGCCCGAGGCCCTGGCCCACGCCCGGGACCAGTGCCGCTGGTTCGGCGGGATGGTCGGCAACCACGTCGCCGACCTGGTCACCAGGTACGGCGAACACTCCGCGATGGTCCCCGAGGAGCTGACGGCGTACATCAAGGACCGGCAGGGCTACGACTACTCCCACCACGGCCGCGCCGACAACCCCGACACCGCCTTCGTCCCCGACGAGATCATCGACCGCTTCTGCCTCCTCGGCCCCGTGGAGGCCCACGTGGAGAAGCTGCGCCGGCTGAAGTCCCTGGGCGTCGACCAGTTCGCCGTCTACGACATGCACGACAACCGTGAGGGCACCATCGACGCCTACGGCTCCGGCGTCATCCCCGCCCTCCGCTGA
- the hydA gene encoding dihydropyrimidinase has product MSRTVIHGGLVITASDEIHADVLVEGGRIAALAAHGTDAAAGWSADRRIDATGKYVIPGGVDGHTHMEMPFGGTYAADTFETGTRAAAWGGTTTIVDFAIQSVGRSLREGLDAWYAKADGNCAIDYAFHMILADVNPSSLKEMDLLVSEGVTSFKLFMAYPGVFYSDDGQILRAMQRAAGNGGLIMMHAENGIAIDVLVEQALAAGRTDPRYHGDVRKVALEAEATHRAVQLARVAGSPLYVVHVSADEAVAEIAAARHKGLPVFGETCPQYLFLSTDNLAEPDFEGAKYVCSTPLRPKEHQEALWRGLRNNELQVVSTDHCPFCFSGQKEMGRGDFSRIPNGMPGVEHRMDLLHQAVVDGHVTRRRWIEIACASPARMFGLYPKKGTIAPGADADIVIYDPAAEQTLSADTHHMNVDYSAYEGKRITGQVETVLSRGELVLEGRKFTGRAGHGMYTPRATCQYLD; this is encoded by the coding sequence ATGAGCCGCACCGTCATCCACGGTGGCCTCGTCATCACCGCGTCCGACGAGATCCACGCCGACGTGCTCGTCGAGGGCGGCCGGATCGCCGCCCTCGCCGCCCACGGAACCGACGCCGCCGCGGGCTGGAGCGCCGACCGGCGGATCGACGCGACGGGCAAGTACGTCATCCCGGGCGGCGTCGACGGGCACACCCACATGGAGATGCCGTTCGGCGGAACGTACGCCGCCGACACCTTCGAGACCGGCACCCGGGCCGCCGCCTGGGGCGGTACCACCACCATCGTCGACTTCGCGATCCAGAGCGTGGGCCGCTCCCTGCGCGAAGGGCTCGACGCCTGGTACGCCAAGGCCGACGGCAACTGCGCCATCGACTACGCCTTCCACATGATCCTCGCGGACGTGAACCCCTCCTCGCTCAAGGAGATGGACCTCCTCGTCTCCGAAGGGGTCACCTCCTTCAAGCTGTTCATGGCCTACCCCGGCGTCTTCTACAGCGACGACGGACAGATCCTGCGCGCCATGCAACGGGCCGCCGGCAACGGCGGACTGATCATGATGCACGCCGAGAACGGCATCGCCATCGACGTCCTCGTCGAGCAGGCCCTCGCCGCCGGCCGCACCGACCCCCGCTACCACGGGGACGTCCGCAAGGTCGCCCTGGAGGCCGAGGCCACCCACCGCGCCGTCCAGCTCGCCCGGGTCGCCGGATCGCCCCTCTACGTCGTCCACGTCTCCGCCGACGAGGCCGTCGCCGAGATCGCCGCCGCCCGCCACAAGGGCCTCCCCGTCTTCGGCGAGACCTGCCCGCAGTATCTGTTCCTCTCCACCGACAACCTCGCCGAGCCCGACTTCGAGGGCGCCAAGTACGTCTGCTCCACCCCGCTGCGCCCCAAGGAGCACCAGGAGGCCCTGTGGCGGGGCCTGCGCAACAACGAGCTCCAGGTCGTCTCCACCGACCACTGCCCCTTCTGCTTCTCGGGGCAGAAGGAGATGGGCCGCGGCGACTTCTCCAGGATCCCCAACGGCATGCCGGGCGTCGAGCACCGCATGGACCTGCTGCACCAGGCCGTCGTCGACGGGCACGTCACCCGCCGCCGCTGGATCGAGATCGCCTGCGCCTCCCCGGCCCGGATGTTCGGCCTCTACCCGAAGAAGGGCACCATCGCCCCGGGTGCCGACGCCGACATCGTCATCTATGACCCGGCCGCCGAGCAGACCCTCTCCGCCGACACCCACCACATGAACGTCGACTACTCGGCGTACGAGGGCAAGCGCATCACCGGCCAGGTCGAGACCGTGCTCTCGCGCGGCGAACTCGTCCTCGAAGGACGGAAGTTCACCGGCCGCGCCGGGCACGGCATGTACACCCCCCGCGCCACCTGCCAGTACCTGGACTAG
- a CDS encoding aspartate aminotransferase family protein, with protein MTGLHERHLAVSPEWLALYYRHPLELTHGEGRHVWDADGNRYLDFFGGILTTMTAHALPEVTKAVAEQAGRIIHSSTLYLNRPMVEMAERIAALSGIPDARVFFTTSGTEANDTALLLATAYRRSNQILAMRNSYHGRSFSAVSITGNQAWSPTSLSPLQTLYVHGGVRTRGPYAELSDERFIQACVADLEDLLGHTRNPAALIAEPIQGVGGFTSPPDGLFAAFREVLDRHGVLWISDEVQTGWGRTGDHFWGWQAHAEHGPPDILTFAKGVGNGMSVGGVVARAEVMNCLDANSISTFGGSPITMAASLANLSYLLEHDLQGNARRVGGLLIERLRGIAAASPAVREVRGRGLMIGVELVRPGTDEAAPEAATAVLEAARAGGLLIGKGGGHSTSVLRIAPPLTLTVAEAEEGAAILADALHAAG; from the coding sequence GTGACCGGACTGCACGAGCGCCACCTCGCCGTCAGCCCCGAGTGGCTGGCCCTCTACTACCGCCACCCCCTGGAACTCACCCACGGCGAGGGCCGCCACGTCTGGGACGCGGACGGGAACCGCTACCTGGACTTCTTCGGCGGCATCCTCACCACGATGACCGCCCACGCCCTGCCCGAGGTGACCAAGGCGGTCGCCGAGCAGGCCGGGCGGATCATCCACTCCTCCACCCTCTACCTCAACCGCCCCATGGTGGAGATGGCCGAGCGGATCGCCGCCCTCTCCGGCATCCCCGACGCCCGGGTCTTCTTCACCACCTCCGGCACCGAGGCCAACGACACCGCCCTGCTGCTCGCCACCGCGTACCGCCGCTCCAACCAGATCCTGGCGATGCGCAACAGCTACCACGGCCGCTCGTTCTCCGCGGTCTCCATCACCGGCAACCAGGCCTGGTCGCCCACGAGTCTGTCCCCGCTCCAGACCCTGTACGTCCACGGCGGCGTCCGCACCCGCGGCCCGTACGCCGAGCTGAGCGACGAGCGGTTCATCCAGGCGTGCGTGGCCGACCTGGAGGACCTCCTCGGGCACACCCGCAATCCGGCGGCCCTGATCGCCGAACCCATCCAGGGCGTCGGCGGCTTCACCTCCCCGCCCGACGGCCTGTTCGCCGCGTTCCGGGAGGTCCTGGACCGGCACGGGGTGCTGTGGATCTCGGACGAGGTGCAGACCGGGTGGGGCCGGACCGGTGACCACTTCTGGGGCTGGCAGGCGCACGCCGAGCACGGGCCGCCGGACATCCTCACCTTCGCCAAGGGCGTCGGCAACGGCATGTCGGTCGGGGGAGTGGTGGCCCGCGCCGAGGTGATGAACTGCCTCGACGCCAACTCCATCTCCACCTTCGGCGGTTCGCCGATCACCATGGCCGCCTCGCTCGCCAACCTCTCGTACCTCCTGGAGCACGACCTCCAGGGCAACGCGCGGCGCGTCGGCGGGCTCCTCATCGAACGGCTGCGGGGCATCGCCGCCGCATCGCCCGCCGTGCGCGAGGTGCGCGGCCGGGGCCTGATGATCGGTGTCGAGCTGGTGAGGCCCGGCACCGACGAGGCAGCCCCGGAGGCCGCGACTGCCGTCCTCGAAGCGGCCCGCGCGGGCGGACTGCTCATCGGCAAGGGCGGCGGCCACAGCACCAGCGTCCTCAGGATCGCCCCGCCGCTGACCCTGACCGTCGCCGAGGCCGAGGAAGGCGCGGCGATCCTCGCGGACGCCCTGCACGCGGCGGGCTGA